Part of the Planctomycetia bacterium genome, GTCGGGCGAACGAAGATCGTCAACTCTTCGACCTTTGTTCGCGATTGAGCGAGATGCTCGGCCTTTCGAGTCCGCCTCCGGTGTTGGAATCCGAAGGCCAAGGAAGTCCGCACCTCGTCGGCATCCTACGGCCGGCCATCGTGCTGCCGACGACGACGTTGGAGCGACTGGATACCTCGGAACGTTCGCTCGTGCTCGGCCATGAGCTGGCACACGTAAGTCGCCGCGACCTCTTCTATAGTCTCGTCGCCATGATGATTCGGGCCTTGTTCTTCTTCCATCCCGCTGTGTGGTTCAGCGAGCGACGACTCGGTCTCACGCAAGAAATCGCCGCCGATCAACTGGCGATCACTCTGCAGAAGCAGAGCCCGATCTATTACGCCCAACTTCTAGTGGCGATCGTCGGCAAACTCGGCCCTCGCCGAACGACTCTCATGATGACCATGGGAGCCGCGGGAGAGGCCGGCGCGCTCCACCGGCGATTGTCGGCGATGCGGTACATGAAGCAAACAACTGCCCGAACGGCCCTAACCTACGGTTTGCTGCTGGGGCTTTGCGCAGCGCTCGGACTCGTGCCTTGGTCGCTTGTCGCAGCGCCGACGGAGGCAGCGGAAGAGGCGCTCGCCGTATCGGCCGGCGACGGCGGCGTTTCGATTGAGTTAGATAACCATCAAGAATCGCTACCGAACCTTAAACGCTCCTTCGAGCCGTCTCTCGGCAAGAAGGTGGATGGCAAAAGAGATGCGAAGCCGAAATCGCATTCGGGACGATTCGTTTCCGCCCATCACGGCACGTTAACGCTTCAGGCTAACTCCGGCGAACTGATCGACAGCAAGATCTTCCGTAGTCTCAAGACCACGGTGTGGAGCGATGCTGCCGAGAAGTTCGTGCCGACGGATACCATCGCGGCTTTAAGGCAACTCAAGGTCGGTACCGTGGTCATCGTCGACGGCGTCGGCCGGAACGGCACACTTCGCATCGGATCGCGCGAACGAGTCATGACCGGCACGTTCGTGTCGTACGAAAACGACCGACTGTCGATGCTCCGTACGAACGTCAGGGAGCGACTCACGAAGAATCCGACAGCCGACGTCCGTTTCGAAAAGTTTCGCGACGAGGTGCCCGCCTACGAAAGCATCGATGGCGGTGAGTACCGGCCGGTCGGCATGGCGAACGACGTGTTGAGTCGCGTCAATGCGGGAGCGATTCTCCACGTACATAGCGATGGAAACGACACCGTCACTCTCCTCCGGATCGGTGTGCCGAAGAGGTCGTGACGCCGGTAAGCCGCAAAGCGTTTGAACGAAACAAGAAGGTAACGGGACGAGCACCCGCCGGCGAATGCCGGCTGAATCCACCACTACGGCGCCTATTTAACGAATCGTGATCAAAATGAACCATCGCATCAGCCGCATTGCAGCCTCGGCCCTCCTGGCACTCGCTCTTTGCACCTCGATCGGTGCCGCAGAACCGATCGAGGTGTTTCGCACCGACGATGAACTCATCGTGCGGCTCGATCGATTCGACCTACTTCGCCAAGCGAACCCCGGCTTGACCGCGGATTTGAAGCTGCGCGGCGAAGGGAAAGAACGGAGCCTGGCGATCGATCTTTCCGACCCGGCCGTCAACGGCACGCTTGTGATCGATCTCTCAAAGTTCGGCGAATTGATGGGTGTGAGCATCACGGTGAAGGATGCCGGCGGAAAGTCGATCGCTGTGAAGTCGGCTTCGCCGATCGTGGATGCTCCGATTAAAAGTCGCTTTCCGTCTTCGGCGACCGGACTGTTTGCTTTTGTCGAACCGGGGACGGCGATGAGCGCCGCAGCCGCAGGCACCGGTGCGAATGTGCCTAAGATTCCACTCCCAGACGCGAAGACACTGCGAACGGTGCAAATCGATTCGTCGAAACAATCGATCTCGAAGCAGGACATCACTTTCCCGGTGCTTACGGAAAGCGAAGCTCCGCTGCGCGGCGTCGTCGTCTTGAGCCGGCAGACGGCCGCACCGAACGACCCGACGAAGGCCAGCTTGTATCTCAGCTACAAGAAAGCGCTATATGAAGGGACCAAGCTGGCGCGATGGCAGAAGTTTTTGGTGGAAATTCCCATTC contains:
- a CDS encoding M48 family metalloprotease; this translates as MSFGGDMLDLWATALWRASWQGGLAVFFVALVCRLRPSIPARFQCWMWRLVLLKFVIAFVWTAPVEIPVLACIDPIVSAEVGAPIPFSDMQDESKSTVDERTPSYGPLLLIPFAMWAAIVAWQMVRIFVSCRNARLLISRCRANEDRQLFDLCSRLSEMLGLSSPPPVLESEGQGSPHLVGILRPAIVLPTTTLERLDTSERSLVLGHELAHVSRRDLFYSLVAMMIRALFFFHPAVWFSERRLGLTQEIAADQLAITLQKQSPIYYAQLLVAIVGKLGPRRTTLMMTMGAAGEAGALHRRLSAMRYMKQTTARTALTYGLLLGLCAALGLVPWSLVAAPTEAAEEALAVSAGDGGVSIELDNHQESLPNLKRSFEPSLGKKVDGKRDAKPKSHSGRFVSAHHGTLTLQANSGELIDSKIFRSLKTTVWSDAAEKFVPTDTIAALRQLKVGTVVIVDGVGRNGTLRIGSRERVMTGTFVSYENDRLSMLRTNVRERLTKNPTADVRFEKFRDEVPAYESIDGGEYRPVGMANDVLSRVNAGAILHVHSDGNDTVTLLRIGVPKRS